One segment of Paraburkholderia caribensis DNA contains the following:
- a CDS encoding LysR family transcriptional regulator, with protein MDKVYNMSIFAKVVEMGSFTAVANHLDTTVGNISRAVSVLEQNLDTRLLQRSTRRLLITDAGRRFYERSIAILADIEQAEAEARDAQLEPRGKLRVHTVPGIGRRLVARAALAYRRAYPDVSVDLLLSQRMPNLLEEQLDVAVVIARTLPDSAYVSQKIGVSHCILAASPAYLAQHPAPEGPEDLAEHTCVLLGTVDYSPDEWCLESAGGRVVHRPTGPHFGVNDMDAMSTTLKDGAGIGLIAAFSAIDDLRNGSLVRVLPQYHTYERNVYAVYSSRRFVDAKIKRFIDVLKVDVGGELNAYAAELGIGIEQV; from the coding sequence ATGGACAAGGTTTACAACATGTCGATTTTCGCGAAGGTGGTCGAAATGGGCAGCTTCACGGCTGTCGCCAACCACCTCGACACGACGGTAGGTAACATTTCACGTGCGGTGTCGGTACTCGAACAGAACCTCGATACGAGGTTGCTTCAGCGTTCCACACGGCGACTTCTGATAACCGACGCGGGACGACGTTTTTATGAACGCAGTATCGCGATCCTCGCGGACATAGAGCAGGCGGAAGCCGAGGCGCGTGACGCCCAGCTGGAGCCACGCGGCAAACTGCGCGTCCATACGGTTCCGGGTATAGGACGCCGCCTCGTTGCGCGTGCCGCGCTCGCGTATCGGCGTGCCTATCCCGACGTATCGGTCGATCTTCTCCTGTCGCAGAGAATGCCCAACCTGCTCGAAGAGCAGCTTGACGTCGCGGTTGTGATTGCTCGTACGCTGCCAGATTCGGCGTATGTGAGCCAGAAGATCGGCGTCAGCCATTGCATTCTCGCAGCGTCGCCCGCTTATCTTGCACAGCATCCTGCGCCCGAAGGTCCGGAAGATCTGGCGGAACACACATGCGTACTTCTTGGCACAGTCGATTACTCGCCCGACGAGTGGTGCCTGGAAAGCGCGGGGGGTCGCGTCGTCCACCGCCCGACCGGGCCGCACTTCGGCGTGAATGACATGGATGCAATGTCGACCACGCTTAAAGACGGCGCAGGAATCGGGCTGATCGCTGCCTTCTCGGCAATCGACGATCTGCGTAATGGCTCACTCGTGCGAGTTCTGCCGCAATATCACACGTATGAGCGCAATGTGTACGCGGTATATTCATCGCGTCGATTCGTCGATGCCAAGATCAAGCGCTTCATCGACGTACTGAAGGTGGATGTCGGCGGCGAACTGAATGCCTACGCGGCGGAACTCGGCATCGGTATTGAACAGGTATGA